In Labrus bergylta chromosome 5, fLabBer1.1, whole genome shotgun sequence, the genomic window ATTTTTAACTTCCGATATCACATTCatgcaaaaaaatacaaacgAGAAGACATCAAAATCAGGGACATACAGAAATATTATACAGCCTGTGTTATTGCCATTAAAACCATacatctctctgcagctctggaaGATGCAGTTGAAGCTCTGTCCAGCGGAGGAGCCATTGAGCTGCCTCTCATTCAGCCACAGCTCACCTTGATGCAGGACTACAGCCAAGCCCTGGAGCGCTATGACGACTACGAGGACGACGAGGGGGAGCTGAGGGCAGAGAGCAACCTGGCAGAGAAATTCGGTTTGTTTCCTCGGCCTAATCGGGAACAGCTCATTATCGTTAACAGGAACCTGTATCCCATTACCTGAGTGTGACTCTCAGGAGGTGAAGACTTATTTACTGCAGGCAGGAATCAGACCACATGGTGGGGGGTTAATATCTGGGCTTTATGTTTGCAGACTGTTGGTCCACATTGTGTCAGCGCTGTTTCTTTGGCAGGAATCCTGATGCTTATAAGACCTGTCAGTTAAACAGAGCCTGAACAGAAAGTCAGAGGATCTGGTTTGAGTCTCCCAAAAGTAATCAACACTTTTTACAAAAGTGCAagttaaatgttcttttaataTGAATTGACAAAAGCAatgcttatatatatatatatatatatattgacccTACAGAAGTTTGATTTGGTTGGAACTCCATCCAGTTAAATAATTTGAGAAAGTGCGAAAACTTTTTCCATCTTTGcggattttctttttccttccgCCTACATGCTCCTCCTAATTTCACTGAAAGGTTTAATATTCTCTGTCAGCACTGACACATTCACAACCTCTGACATTCAAGGAGAAAAATCCATCTTCTGCCCTCACTTAATAATCAAGCATAGATGTTTGAGCGTGAACTTTCCATCTCCCTGTTGTTTCCAGTTTGTTTGGATGACACATTCGGCAACGACTGCAGTTTGACGTGTGATGACTGTTCTAATGGAGGAAAATGTAACCCCTGGAAAACTGGCTGTGCATGCCCCGACGGATGGACGGGCATCATCTGCAACCAGAGTGGGGATAAGGACACACGACTACATACACATGTGCAAACAATAACTAGTGTCACTGACTGGttagaaataaaacactttattttttatctcacaGCGTGCTCTGAGGGATATTTTGGAAAAAACTGCTCCTTCCCCTGTAAGTGTAAAAATGGAGCCAGCTGTGATCCGGTCAGCGGGAGCTGTCGCTGTCCACCGGGGGTTAGTGGAGACTTGTGCCAAGATGGTGAGTTTGTTCCACACAGTAGAGTTATTACTGTTAATGAAAGTAAAGGAAACAATGAAAACCAGATtgtcaaaaaacattttgtttattgaaataaaaaggcttcacaaaaaacacaacttactgAAAACTACAATGCTTACTTAATTAAACTTAATTTATCAATTGATCCATTCATTTCATACACATGTAGAGTCTTTGCCATAGATATGAAATCCATCTGccacttctttttaaaatctgaagctGTTTTACAACagcatacatttttaaaatggtaTTAAAAAAACTGCATAATTGATTTTTCTGGGCCTTTTTGGTGTTGTTCCTGATAGATTAccatgttacaaaaaaaacaactaaaactaaagattaaaaaacaatccaaacaaaataaaaacaaatgactaGTTAAAAACTTTTATAACCTTGCAAGACACAAGTTTTTATTCTTAATCTTGATctcctttgttgttttctgtagtttactTTGAGTTGTTTTCTCTGTGCAGGCTGTCCTAAAGGTTTCTATGGAAAGCAGTGCAATAAGAAGTGTAACTGTGCTAACAACGGGCGCTGCCATCGGACCTATGGAGCTTGTCTGTGTGATCCTGGACTCTACGGACGCTTCTGCCACCTCCGTATGTCAAACCATACCACACTGAACCCTAATGTCAGGATTATAAAAACACTTACTGTGTTTTTACACAATGAAAGCATCAGTTTACAATAAAACAAGCTTATCAAAGTCAGTCATCTTTAATGTCAATTTTGTCATACGTACTGGACATACAGAAAAATCATTTCTCTCACAATCAAACtgcaataataaaaaagaaaataaaaaaacaggaatatatTATTTACTTTTATCGTGGCTGTGATTGatcatgtttctctctgtgaacTGTCCGATGTAAAAtcatctctcctctgtctcctctgtctcctctgtcttctctgtctcctctgtcttctctgtctcctctctctcctctctctcctctgtctcctctctctcctctgtctcctctctctcctctctctcctctgtctcctctctctcctctgtctcctctgtctcctctgtctcctctatctcccctgtctcctctctctcctctctctcccctgtctcctctgtctcctctgtctcctctatctcccctgtctcctctctctcctctctctcccctgtctcctctgtctcctctatctcccctgtctcctctctctcctctctctcctctgtctcccctgtctcctctctctcctctctcctctgtctcccctgtctcctctATCTCctgtctcccctgtctcctctgtctcctctgtctcccctgtctcctctATCTCCTGTCTCCCctgtctcccctgtctcctctgtctcctctatctcctctgtctcctctgtctcctctgtctcccctgtctcctctctctcctatctctcctccctctcctctctctcccctgtctcctctgtctcctctctctcttcctccagctTGTCCTAAGTGGACTTTTGGCGCAGGCTGCTCCGAGGAGTGTCAGTGTGTCCAGCAGAACACACTTGAGTGTCATCGTCGCCATGgcacatgtgtgtgtaaacCCGGTTACCAGGGCAGCACCTGCAAGGAAGGTGTGTGCAAGGTCACGATGCTCTGCTCATGAGACTTAACTTACATTTactgaagtttttattttttttattactttattggagattttatttgaacataatCAAACAATAAGAATGTCTTTAATCTCAAGCTCTTTGATAAAAGTATGTTTGAAGCAGAGATGTTACTGTGTCTGCTGACCTGATTTCCTCCGGCAGCTCAATCCAGAGCTTCAGGGCTAAGGGGCTCTGTatctttaaagctttaaaaagaacatattTTGGCTAAAGTTTCTAAGATGATACATACAAGACTGCAATAGTTTTGTTGTGTGATGTTCTAAGCTTGAGTTGCTATATCTCTCAGCTTCTTTGCAGGCTTAATGCGTTCCACCAGggcaccagcagagggcaggaTGTGTTGTTTGAGTTGTAAACTGTAGACGACAGTCCAGTGCAGCACAAGGTGCAGCAAAGCATCAGAAGAGAACTGTCCGAGTACATCACTAATAAAAGCTGAAATCCAGTGTCCAGTGTAgcaaataataaaatatcaatACCTCTGTCTATATTTCcagtgtgtgttggtgcatTAATCAGCAACACTCAGACGATTATATTTATCAGTCTACACATTAGCTGCAGAGAAGtccattttgtttttccttcatcCTCATTAAAGTGCTCCAGACCTGTCCACATTTACAGAATGAGTCAGTCGAGAAAAAGCCTGATCACCTCTAATGGgagacataaaaaacattttgaaaaaacttTAGCCACTTTTTCAGTGgttgattttcattttctcatgtttatttttcctaATATGATGAGTTCTCTCTCCCGCTCTGTCTCCCAGAATGTAACCCCGGAACCTTCGGAGCCGGCTGTGAGAGGAAGTGCTCCTGTCCACCTGGAGTGTCATGTGATCACGTGGCTGGAGGGTGCCAACGGAAATGCCCTCCTGGACGTCATGGAGAGAACTGTGAACAGGGTAGGAAACCCCCACACGAGACACACTTTAGGTCTTCTTTCTCTTCAGTTCTATTCGTAAACttctctcttgtgtgtgtgtgtgtgtcctgtgtcaGACTGTCCAGACGGCAGGTTTGGAGTGGGCTGCGTGCATCCTTGTAACTGCACAAGCGCCCCATGTGACAAAGTGGCGGGACAATGCAAGTGTCCCGCCGGGACGACAGGAGATCACTGCGAGAACCGTGAGTGCAGATGTTTGTATTTACATGTGAGTGCTAAATCACTGCAAACATCCCCATGATAAATGTAACAAATgtgaatatatcttttttttttttaaatcacagtgtGTCCTGATGGTTTCTGGGGTCTGGGCTGCAAACTCACCTGCCCAGTGTGTGAGAACGGAGGCGTGTGTGATAAACACAACGGGTCGTGTATCTGTGCTCCAGGGTTCATGGGCAGACTCTGCCACAGCAGTAAGTATTAACACCGTGCATCCttagttaccatagtaacatgCATTAACAGTGAGCCCACCAAGGAGGATGGCAGCTCTGTGGAGTATGGAAATGTTGCAGCGGTGCAATTTGGACGAGAAATAAAGCAACATGTCAGAAGACGGAGGTTAAAACCTCTCAGCggcatagaaaaaaaaaacctcaaacatattttcattttggaGGAATAGCTTTATTCCATTTTAAACAACCGCTGGCTCCGACAGCATCCCTTGACAGCTGAATCAGAAGAACCAAAACTGTCAATGGAACTTGCTCTGCTTCCATGAGATCTGGTGGAGTTGGTTATGGTACATTAGTCTTGgcatttgagatttttttttccttgcttAGCGTGCCCGGGTGGACGCTTCGGTCAAGGATGCctgatgaagtgtgtgtgcgaGAACAACGCTCGCTGTGACCCTGTGAGTGGGCGGTGTACCTGCGCTCTAGGCTGGACCGGACACCAATGCAGGAAAGGTAACAGTGCTGTAAACACATTCTTTATCATAATATAAAAGATCATCTCTTAATGCTATGAGGGTTTGTCATTTCTTATATCTGATGCTAAAACATGATGactctgctgcagcctgtgaTGCGGGACACTGGGGCGCTGACTGTGCAGAAACATGTGACTGTAGGAACGGAGACGGCAGCTGTGACGCTGTGACGGGACAGTGTAACTGTGAGGCCGGTTACACTGGAGCACACTGCCATCAGAGTATGTTCATAGGACTTTTCAGTTACAAATTTCAAGCCCAAAGTGTTAACAACCGGTCATTATTTCAACTTACTGTGTGCATCTTTACCTTTCATCATAGATAATTTCAAGtgaatgttattattatattaacaATTTATCTGACCGTTAAataaccaaaaataaaacaactttatttaacTTGTGTCGGTCTGATATTAAGGTCTGAAGACTGAAACACTGTTGAGAATTAAAATTCATGGTGCATCATTCTGCAGTGTTGTTCTTAGGTCTCCCACCAGATGATTGTAAAAATTATAACTCTGCATTTGTACTTGATTATAATTGTCTCTTTTATACAATGGACTTGTTCCAGTCTTTTTCTCTTATAGaatttgttcattttcatttgcaACGTTTACCAAACATGACATCACTAGTCTGTAagtttaaactgtgtgtgtttcatttcccCCAGAGTGCCCAGCAGGTAAGTTTGGTCTCGGCTGTCGACATCACTGTCAGTGTGATAACAAGGCGTTTTGCGACCATGTGAGCGGAGCTTGTACCTGCCTGGTGGGATGGACCGGAACCTTCTGTGAAAAACGTAGGCTCCTCAATCACAAAGCCAAATTCACTTAGGAATATGAATACATGCTCCTAACAGGAAGTTTCGcgtacatgtgtgtatttcagcatGTCCTCAGGGTTTCTACGGCCTCGACTGTCAGgtgaagtgtttgtgtctgaatggCGGGAGCTGTGACCACCTGAGCGGAGTTTGTTCCTGTCTTGCTGGCTGGATCGGCTCATTCTGCAACCTGAGTGAGTGACAGGTTCAGTGGACAGGTGCTGGCATCACTCCTGTTTTATGAGAAGTTTAATGAGAGGCTCTGAATGTCCATAACATGACATGTATGAAGCAGCATCAAAGCACAGAGAGCATCTTTGTTtctctgactcatagtgcaaCAAAAAACTTGCTTGGTTTCAGAGTTATTTGGGAAAACCCAGCTCAGTCACGCATGAGAGAGCAGCGCCCGTGATCACTTTCCAGACTCTGGAATTTCCACTTTTGATCAGAAGAGTTCATGAGGAGGTAATCATATTGTTTGTCCCTCTCATGGCAGCGTGCCCGACCGGTTCCTTTGGGGAGGGATGTAACCAAACCTGTAGTTGCCGTAACGACGGCATCTGCCACCCGGCCAGtggacagtgtgtgtgcacGCCGGGCTGGACTGGACCCAATTGCACAGAAGGtcagtaaacacaacacacacaccaaagagATCATATATACGACAGGTTCATTCAGGATGGTTTTGTATGTGTTTCTTTCTCCCAGAGTGCCCTGCAGGCTTTTATGGCGCTGACTGCCGGCAGCACTGCTTGTGTCAGAACGGAGCCACTTGTAACAAAACCAACGGAAAGTGTACATGTGCTAAAGGATGGATGGGTGCAGCGTGTGAACTGGGTAAGAAGCAGAAGTTCTGTTATTAAGAGTTTCCACAGAAACCACCTTTAGACAGATCACTGAAAGAAAAACGTATTCTtcttatgtttgaacttttggCCAACATTTATAATCATATACTCAGAAAAGGGAACAAGTGAAAGTCTAACccgttttatttttcacatttttaaacctcttttaattacatttcaaaGAGTAAGCACACATGAAATATCAGGGGTTTCTTCCCATAgttattttttgaatatttatcCTGCCAGATTTATGTAGCTGTGTGATCTTTacagatatgaaaaaaaaaacaacaaacatatttcTGTTAAGAACATCAACTGCTGCTGCATTTTACTCTCAACATGCAGAAACTTGTGCATGTCTTCTTCTAATTTCATCCATTCAATGTTTCTCTCGTCCTCTGCACTTTTTTCTGAAGGGGTCGAATATTAAAGGTTGTCATATTTTGGACGGATGTGAAAGCTCTCAGGTTTTTGTCAGCACAGACATTTGTTCTGATAACGTATCATGtccaacattttacacaaaccTACATGCTATTTAGTAGGTTTATTTATCTTAAATCTTTATGCTCACATCAATACATTACATTTAGAATTACAGTGTTTGCTATTAGCAGCAGGAGAGATCGCAGACTTCATGATTAACTTTCTGGAATGTCAAAGTTTGTTTATTGTGGGAAAGATAACATGTTGATTACTCTTGAGTTCTTAAATTGAAATGTTCATATGATCGGCCTTAAACCACAATAATGGAAATACAATCATGTTTTACTACccttcatttatttacatcacAGTGTTTACTTAATGTTAACACATACAGCCCAACCACACATTTAACCATTTAATCACAAAGCAGATTATTATGTTTAAAACACTGGAGTTACACAGGACAACAATATCAGAGCCAAAAGGACAACACATGCTCCCacctttacatgttttattattgaaGTTTCAATTGATGAAGACTCACTTGAGCATACAGTAGCTCTATTCCATCTTCACCTACACATGTATAATAAAGTCTGGACAGGTCTGCAGCACAGCAACATCACCTGACCCCTGCAGTAAACAATTAAAGCAGTGCTGTGTGGTTGTTTCACTGAGCTCAGGAAATACATGAGTCTAACTTCAGTCTGCTGCCTGAGCTCATCTGTTTTTTACCCACAGTCTggcacagattgtttctgcaCCACAGGCGACTCTGCTCTGTAAAATCTCTGTTGACCGGCCGATGACTTTCTCTCTTCTGAGCTCCACATCACACTCTATCCTCCCTCTGTGACTGTTACAACGTCTGTCTGTGCCGTTGCCAGGACCCTCTGCGAACTCAGGAAACCTCTAATCCTGTCACTGGAATGTCTTTACGCACTGAACTCTGCGGCTCCTACCCCCGAATAATGACTCTGTACTTTATCAAACTATAAGTGAATGGgataaaaaacatgttgcagGCCGCAGCGGGAATAGAAAACAGCaatatttcctttttgtgtATGATTCACACGATGGctctgttgtctttgtcttgaactctgtgtgttttcagagtgTGTAGCGGGGCGGTCTGGAGAGGACTGTCAGGAGCGGTGTGAGTGTGAGAATAGTGGTCAGTGTGACAGACAGACGGGACAGTGCAGCTGCAGCGCCGGCTGGATCGGAGAGCGCTGTGAGAAAGGTTAGAGAGCGAGCAAAAGTAATGAACCCTTCAAAAACAACCGTAACCTCAGGGGATCAGCCGCACCTTGAAGACTGCACAACttgctaatgtgtgtgtttttactgttaACCTCCACTTTGCACCTTTCAGCTTGTAATCCTGGACTGTTTGGTGCGGCCTGTGAGGAGAGATGTCAGTGTGTGCACGGAGTTTCATGTAATCACATCACAGGAGAGTGTCAGTGTCCGCCCGGCTGGAGAGGAAAGCTCTGTGATAAAGGTACAAACCTGCAACCTTCTGCTGGACAGAGTTTGTCCTTTAACTTCAATAAACtccttttatatatatatgctgatttatttttcacatctgCATGTGTGAGCAACTGTAGAGGAAACCTGACTTATGCAGTTGATATCTTATTAATATCTCATTTTAACAGTTATTTCCTTTAAACTGTTGTTCCTTTAAACTGTTGTTAAACCTTTTGTTCCTGCTAATGCCTCTTCTTTACGTGTACATAAAAGAACCGTGAGCCCATCTGTGCTGCTCCGTCTGCGAGTTTGTTCCTGTTTATTCCACTTACTTTGATCCTAATAGAGGATCTTTGGACAGGGTGTATTGAAAGTGTGTAAAACATTAAGATAAGCCCTCTTAATTCAGAAATATGATTGTTCTCTtatgaaatgttttctcattatttatttattttttcaaaattttGCTTATGTGGGACTTCTTACCtttttaatgagaaaaataaatcgatataaaaacaaattctttaGATTGTGAAGTAACAAAGAATTAAGAAACAAAACGAACGTATTTCCTTCATGAGTCATAAGCGCCTACGATCTTTTCTATGCGTCTCCTTTCAGCGTGTTTGCCAGGTACGTTTGGAAGAGGCTGCATGCAGCGCTGCAGCTGCGCTCAGGGAACATCCTGCCACCATGTCTCCGGAGACTGCGGCTGCCCTGCTGGATTCACAGGAAACGGCTGCGAACAGAGTGAGGGAGATTCTGCTCTCAAATGATGACGCATTTCTAAACTCATTCTTGCTTTGAATAAAACGTTCACTGATGTATTTATAATGAATCAGAAAGCAAGAACGTCCCCAACAGACCAACAGACTCTACATGTgatccctctccctccctctgtcccttCCTCCCTCAGCTTGTCTTCCAGGTACATTTGGACAAAACTGTAACCAGGTCTGTCAGTGCTCTCAGACTAACCAGCTCTGCCACCCAGTGTTCGGATCTTGTTACTGCGCTCCAGGTTTCCAGGGCCCCAAATGTGACCAAAGTATGAAAAACAGCAGATTTACATCTCTCAAACATGgaaataaaagtaattttaaACGTGCTAAATCTCTGCTATTCCATGTGGCTCTTTAGTTTGCAGAGATGGTCGTTATGGTCCGaactgtgagagagagtgtCAGTGTGAAAACGGAGGACAGTGTGTTCCGTCCACTGGAGCCTGTGAGTGTCCTGCAGGATTCATGGGAGCAAGCTGCAACATCAGTGAGTCTGTATAGAACTGCATTTCTGAATGAACTTGTTATGAATGACAGTATTGGGTGATCAtttcctggtgtgtgtgtgtgtgtgtgtgtgtgtgtgtgtgtgtgtgtgtgtgtgcctgtgtggtCACAGCGTGTCCAGCTGGACGATACGGAGTCGACTGTGGTCGGGCGGCGCTGTGCGGAGATGGAGCTCAGACTGATCCTATCACTGGC contains:
- the megf6b gene encoding multiple epidermal growth factor-like domains protein 6 isoform X1 — its product is MDCFVFSFLLIFIKDTFALRYGIANNLQPYMPNVCVEREVTLVAQRQPCVQAFTRMVKVWKQGCVGQSWCMGYERRTAYYTAYRQVYRQDYQTVYKCCPGWSQLNGEAGCLYPVCSYGVCFNGGQCREGSTQLCDCPAGFNGPSCQYDVNECEETNGGCEALCCNTIGSFYCRCPPGLKLNEDGKTCQDIDECQVHNGGCQHRCVNTRGSSYCECNPGSRLHVDGRTCLATHSCAISNGGCEHYCVQQSAAHFRCRCRPNFVLAEDGKHCKLQNPCADQNGGCMHECRVDGGRAHCDCKVGYILAEDGKTCEDIDECELEEAKCAHGCHNTLGSFACVCNTAYELGSDGKQCYRIEMEIVNSCENNNGGCSHHCQHSTGGPVCSCNQGYRLDDDLKTCLDVDECGEQSSCCEQDCTNYPGGYECYCSAGYRLNSDGCSCDDVDECLAVNGGCDHTCQNSAGSFQCFCRRGFRLDEDRQSCIPLEDAVEALSSGGAIELPLIQPQLTLMQDYSQALERYDDYEDDEGELRAESNLAEKFVCLDDTFGNDCSLTCDDCSNGGKCNPWKTGCACPDGWTGIICNQTCSEGYFGKNCSFPCKCKNGASCDPVSGSCRCPPGVSGDLCQDGCPKGFYGKQCNKKCNCANNGRCHRTYGACLCDPGLYGRFCHLPCPKWTFGAGCSEECQCVQQNTLECHRRHGTCVCKPGYQGSTCKEECNPGTFGAGCERKCSCPPGVSCDHVAGGCQRKCPPGRHGENCEQDCPDGRFGVGCVHPCNCTSAPCDKVAGQCKCPAGTTGDHCENLCPDGFWGLGCKLTCPVCENGGVCDKHNGSCICAPGFMGRLCHSTCPGGRFGQGCLMKCVCENNARCDPVSGRCTCALGWTGHQCRKACDAGHWGADCAETCDCRNGDGSCDAVTGQCNCEAGYTGAHCHQKCPAGKFGLGCRHHCQCDNKAFCDHVSGACTCLVGWTGTFCEKPCPQGFYGLDCQVKCLCLNGGSCDHLSGVCSCLAGWIGSFCNLTCPTGSFGEGCNQTCSCRNDGICHPASGQCVCTPGWTGPNCTEECPAGFYGADCRQHCLCQNGATCNKTNGKCTCAKGWMGAACELECVAGRSGEDCQERCECENSGQCDRQTGQCSCSAGWIGERCEKACNPGLFGAACEERCQCVHGVSCNHITGECQCPPGWRGKLCDKACLPGTFGRGCMQRCSCAQGTSCHHVSGDCGCPAGFTGNGCEQTCLPGTFGQNCNQVCQCSQTNQLCHPVFGSCYCAPGFQGPKCDQICRDGRYGPNCERECQCENGGQCVPSTGACECPAGFMGASCNITCPAGRYGVDCGRAALCGDGAQTDPITGRCACEAGRRGSDCGKGCPPGWFGADCVQRCHCSNGGVCDSTTGNCSCGLGWTGAHCEKECPAGRFGANCQLTCTCQNNGTCDRVTGTCQCGPGYYGHLCEHACPPGLHGPLCQQQCDCMNGASCHPVTGHCICPPGCHGSRCHRVCEQGTYGLGCSKVCDCEDDTPCDPVTGKCFCYSGKTGPRCDIECRANHYGPDCSETCECENGAQCDPRNGRCTCLHSWIGLYCQEGGPPRLSHSSSRGETQHDNSL
- the megf6b gene encoding multiple epidermal growth factor-like domains protein 6 isoform X2, which encodes MAQSSESRIFCLVFVTAMASLARAANYPHSYYRRICYRPHCYHGYHGYNLGYLAADIDECQVHNGGCQHRCVNTRGSSYCECNPGSRLHVDGRTCLATHSCAISNGGCEHYCVQQSAAHFRCRCRPNFVLAEDGKHCKLQNPCADQNGGCMHECRVDGGRAHCDCKVGYILAEDGKTCEDIDECELEEAKCAHGCHNTLGSFACVCNTAYELGSDGKQCYRIEMEIVNSCENNNGGCSHHCQHSTGGPVCSCNQGYRLDDDLKTCLDVDECGEQSSCCEQDCTNYPGGYECYCSAGYRLNSDGCSCDDVDECLAVNGGCDHTCQNSAGSFQCFCRRGFRLDEDRQSCIPLEDAVEALSSGGAIELPLIQPQLTLMQDYSQALERYDDYEDDEGELRAESNLAEKFVCLDDTFGNDCSLTCDDCSNGGKCNPWKTGCACPDGWTGIICNQTCSEGYFGKNCSFPCKCKNGASCDPVSGSCRCPPGVSGDLCQDGCPKGFYGKQCNKKCNCANNGRCHRTYGACLCDPGLYGRFCHLPCPKWTFGAGCSEECQCVQQNTLECHRRHGTCVCKPGYQGSTCKEECNPGTFGAGCERKCSCPPGVSCDHVAGGCQRKCPPGRHGENCEQDCPDGRFGVGCVHPCNCTSAPCDKVAGQCKCPAGTTGDHCENLCPDGFWGLGCKLTCPVCENGGVCDKHNGSCICAPGFMGRLCHSTCPGGRFGQGCLMKCVCENNARCDPVSGRCTCALGWTGHQCRKACDAGHWGADCAETCDCRNGDGSCDAVTGQCNCEAGYTGAHCHQKCPAGKFGLGCRHHCQCDNKAFCDHVSGACTCLVGWTGTFCEKPCPQGFYGLDCQVKCLCLNGGSCDHLSGVCSCLAGWIGSFCNLTCPTGSFGEGCNQTCSCRNDGICHPASGQCVCTPGWTGPNCTEECPAGFYGADCRQHCLCQNGATCNKTNGKCTCAKGWMGAACELECVAGRSGEDCQERCECENSGQCDRQTGQCSCSAGWIGERCEKACNPGLFGAACEERCQCVHGVSCNHITGECQCPPGWRGKLCDKACLPGTFGRGCMQRCSCAQGTSCHHVSGDCGCPAGFTGNGCEQTCLPGTFGQNCNQVCQCSQTNQLCHPVFGSCYCAPGFQGPKCDQICRDGRYGPNCERECQCENGGQCVPSTGACECPAGFMGASCNITCPAGRYGVDCGRAALCGDGAQTDPITGRCACEAGRRGSDCGKGCPPGWFGADCVQRCHCSNGGVCDSTTGNCSCGLGWTGAHCEKECPAGRFGANCQLTCTCQNNGTCDRVTGTCQCGPGYYGHLCEHACPPGLHGPLCQQQCDCMNGASCHPVTGHCICPPGCHGSRCHRVCEQGTYGLGCSKVCDCEDDTPCDPVTGKCFCYSGKTGPRCDIECRANHYGPDCSETCECENGAQCDPRNGRCTCLHSWIGLYCQEGGPPRLSHSSSRGETQHDNSL